One Aulosira sp. FACHB-615 DNA segment encodes these proteins:
- a CDS encoding 2-isopropylmalate synthase, whose amino-acid sequence MNKPERIIIFDTTLRDGEQCPGATLNIDEKLAIAKQLARLGVDVIEAGFAFASPGDFEAVSKIAQTVGTEDGPIICSLARARHDDIKTAAEAIKGAARGRIHTFIATSDIHLQYKLKKTRPEVVAIAEEMVAYAKTFTDDVEFSPEDAGRSDPEFLYQVLERAIAAGATTVNIPDTVGYTTPSEFGALIKGIKENVPNIDQAIISVHGHNDLGLAVANFLEAVKNGARQLECTINGIGERAGNAALEELVMALHVRRQYFNPFLGRHVDSEEPLTNIDTRQIYKTSRQVSSLTGMLVQPNKAIVGANAFAHESGIHQDGVLKNKLTYEIMDAQLIGLTDNQIVLGKHSGRNAFRTRLKELGFELSETELNKAFVRFKEVADKKKEISDWDLEAIVNDEIQQAPDLFKVELVQVSCGSNARPTATVTLRTPDGEELTDAAIGTGPVDAVYKAINRVVNVPNQLIEFSVQSVTAGIDAIGEVTIRLRYESRVFSGHAANTDIIVASAQAYVNALNRLYASLQTKQQPEEVTA is encoded by the coding sequence ATGAATAAACCAGAGCGAATTATCATTTTTGATACGACACTCCGCGATGGCGAACAATGCCCAGGTGCAACGCTGAATATAGATGAAAAGCTGGCGATCGCTAAACAATTAGCCCGCTTAGGCGTAGATGTAATTGAAGCTGGTTTTGCCTTTGCGAGTCCTGGAGATTTTGAAGCAGTCAGTAAAATTGCTCAAACTGTAGGCACAGAAGATGGCCCAATTATTTGTAGTTTAGCTAGAGCCAGACACGACGATATTAAAACAGCCGCAGAAGCAATTAAAGGGGCAGCACGGGGCAGAATTCATACATTTATTGCAACTTCTGATATTCACTTGCAATATAAGTTGAAAAAGACCCGGCCAGAAGTAGTGGCGATCGCCGAAGAAATGGTCGCTTATGCTAAGACTTTTACTGATGATGTGGAATTTTCGCCTGAAGATGCAGGGCGTTCTGATCCAGAGTTTTTGTATCAAGTATTAGAACGGGCGATCGCAGCAGGCGCAACTACAGTTAATATTCCTGATACTGTAGGTTACACAACTCCCAGCGAATTTGGCGCGTTAATTAAGGGCATTAAAGAAAATGTCCCCAACATTGATCAAGCAATTATCTCCGTTCACGGTCATAACGACTTAGGTTTAGCAGTTGCTAACTTTTTAGAAGCAGTCAAAAATGGTGCAAGGCAATTGGAATGCACCATTAATGGTATTGGTGAACGTGCCGGAAATGCTGCCTTAGAAGAATTAGTCATGGCGCTGCACGTCCGTCGTCAATATTTCAATCCCTTCTTAGGTAGACACGTTGATTCCGAAGAACCATTAACAAATATTGACACTCGACAAATTTACAAAACTTCCCGTCAAGTTTCGAGTTTGACAGGAATGTTAGTACAACCCAATAAAGCAATTGTGGGCGCAAATGCCTTTGCCCATGAATCTGGTATCCATCAAGATGGGGTATTAAAAAATAAACTCACCTACGAAATTATGGATGCCCAATTGATTGGTTTAACAGACAATCAAATTGTCTTGGGTAAACATTCCGGTAGAAATGCTTTCCGCACCCGCTTAAAAGAATTGGGCTTTGAATTATCCGAAACCGAATTAAACAAAGCCTTTGTCCGTTTTAAAGAAGTGGCTGATAAAAAGAAAGAAATTTCTGATTGGGACTTGGAAGCAATTGTCAATGATGAAATTCAACAAGCACCCGATTTGTTTAAAGTAGAGTTGGTGCAAGTTTCCTGCGGTAGCAATGCTCGTCCCACAGCTACAGTCACTCTCCGCACTCCAGATGGCGAAGAATTAACTGATGCCGCCATTGGTACTGGCCCAGTTGATGCAGTTTACAAAGCAATTAACCGCGTTGTCAACGTACCCAATCAGTTAATTGAATTTTCTGTACAGTCAGTCACGGCTGGTATTGATGCCATTGGCGAAGTCACAATTCGGCTGCGCTATGAATCAAGAGTATTTTCGGGTCATGCAGCCAACACAGACATCATAGTTGCATCCGCGCAAGCTTATGTTAATGCGTTAAATCGTCTTTACGCATCCTTACAAACAAAGCAACAGCCAGAAGAAGTAACTGCATAG
- a CDS encoding ABC exporter membrane fusion protein, whose translation MGQNLLLKSANKKLLGLLIGATAITGGIVVYGVSQFGLIGRTASQEPATVTASVPKVSALARLEPEAEVISLSAPLVLDGDRLQEIRVQEGDIVKPGQIIAILDSRDRLETAVLQAEKQVRVAQARLDQVKAGAKTGEIQAQRANIERLQAQSVGDFIGQREAIARIEAQWEGDRIAQAASIRKLEAELRNAQSEYERYQKLYTEGAISNSAFDSKRLIVETSKQQLDEAKAVLGRINSTASRQLAEAKVSLARINATGNKQVTEAKATLTSIAEVRPVDVQAARMEVENAIAALKRAQTDLQAAYIRAPMTGQILKIHTRVGEKMSENGIADLAQTEQMIAVAEVYQTDIGKVKLGQTATITSPAFNGELRGEVFYVGLQVNRQNVFSNEPGENLDSRVVEVKIRLNPEDSKKVAGLTNLQVQTAIEI comes from the coding sequence ATGGGACAAAATCTACTATTGAAATCTGCCAATAAAAAATTACTGGGTTTATTGATTGGGGCTACGGCTATTACTGGGGGAATTGTGGTTTATGGTGTTTCTCAGTTTGGGTTAATTGGACGTACAGCTTCTCAAGAACCAGCGACTGTAACCGCCTCAGTACCAAAGGTTTCAGCTTTAGCCAGACTCGAACCAGAAGCAGAAGTGATTAGCTTATCTGCGCCTTTGGTTTTGGATGGCGATCGCCTCCAGGAAATTCGGGTGCAAGAAGGTGATATTGTCAAACCTGGGCAGATCATCGCCATTTTAGATTCGCGCGATCGCTTAGAAACTGCCGTACTCCAAGCCGAGAAACAAGTGCGTGTCGCCCAAGCCAGACTGGATCAAGTTAAAGCTGGTGCCAAAACTGGGGAAATTCAAGCACAAAGAGCCAACATCGAGCGTTTGCAGGCTCAATCTGTAGGAGATTTTATCGGACAACGGGAAGCGATCGCCCGGATTGAAGCGCAATGGGAAGGCGATCGAATTGCCCAAGCCGCCAGCATTCGGAAACTCGAAGCAGAACTCCGCAACGCCCAATCTGAATATGAACGTTATCAAAAACTATATACCGAAGGCGCAATTTCTAACTCTGCCTTTGACAGTAAACGCTTGATTGTTGAGACAAGCAAACAACAATTAGACGAAGCCAAAGCAGTTTTAGGGCGAATTAACTCCACCGCCAGCAGACAACTAGCAGAAGCGAAAGTTTCTTTAGCGCGAATTAACGCCACTGGGAACAAACAAGTTACCGAAGCCAAAGCCACACTCACCAGTATTGCCGAAGTCCGCCCCGTGGATGTGCAAGCCGCCAGAATGGAAGTTGAAAATGCGATCGCCGCACTCAAACGCGCCCAAACTGACCTACAAGCAGCTTATATTAGAGCGCCAATGACCGGACAAATCCTCAAGATTCACACCAGAGTCGGCGAAAAAATGAGTGAAAATGGCATTGCAGACTTAGCGCAAACCGAACAGATGATTGCAGTCGCCGAAGTTTATCAAACAGACATCGGCAAAGTCAAACTCGGACAAACAGCCACAATCACCAGTCCAGCATTTAACGGCGAGTTGCGCGGTGAAGTTTTCTATGTTGGCTTACAAGTCAATCGCCAAAACGTATTTAGCAACGAACCCGGAGAAAACTTAGATAGCCGAGTTGTAGAAGTCAAAATTCGCCTTAATCCTGAAGATAGTAAAAAAGTTGCAGGTTTAACAAACTTGCAAGTGCAAACAGCAATTGAAATTTAG
- a CDS encoding Uma2 family endonuclease — protein MVLRLTVPPLENGDRLTRFEFERRYNAMPKLKKAELIEGTVYMASPLRFEPHAEPHADLMGWLWNYKIATPGVRLGDNPTVRLDLDNEPQPDALLLIDAQAGGQSRFSQDGYIEGAPELIAEIAASSATVDLGDKKRAYRRNGIKEYIVWQVFDQQIDWFCLEAGEYVNLQPNPAGIFQSQVFPGLWLDRSALLAGDMQQVLTVLQTGLNSPEHQAFVQQLTQAMELNG, from the coding sequence ATGGTTCTACGTTTGACAGTTCCTCCCTTAGAAAATGGCGATCGCTTAACTCGCTTTGAATTTGAACGGCGTTACAACGCCATGCCTAAGTTAAAAAAAGCTGAATTAATTGAAGGAACTGTCTACATGGCTTCACCTCTGCGTTTTGAACCCCATGCTGAACCCCACGCCGACTTAATGGGCTGGTTATGGAATTACAAAATTGCAACCCCAGGAGTACGTCTCGGTGATAACCCGACTGTGCGCCTTGATTTAGACAATGAACCCCAACCCGATGCGCTGTTATTGATTGATGCTCAAGCTGGAGGACAATCACGTTTTAGCCAGGATGGTTATATAGAAGGCGCACCAGAATTAATCGCCGAAATTGCCGCCAGTAGCGCCACAGTTGATTTAGGAGACAAAAAGCGTGCTTATCGACGTAATGGCATTAAAGAGTATATTGTCTGGCAAGTCTTTGATCAGCAGATTGATTGGTTCTGCTTGGAAGCAGGAGAATATGTCAATCTGCAACCAAATCCAGCAGGGATATTTCAAAGCCAAGTCTTTCCAGGATTATGGTTAGATAGGTCGGCATTGTTAGCAGGTGATATGCAGCAGGTATTAACTGTATTACAGACAGGGCTGAATTCGCCTGAGCATCAAGCTTTTGTACAACAGTTAACCCAAGCAATGGAATTGAATGGATAA
- a CDS encoding DevA family ABC transporter ATP-binding protein, whose product MLQESLPVNSSSSLVNLEPVITVHQLNHYFGEGNLRKQVLFEINLEINAGEIVIMTGPSGSGKTTLLTLLGGLRSAQEGSLKILGQEICGASKRKLTVLRRQIGYIFQAHNLMTFLTATENVRMSLELHDEYLNENMNAKAIAMLETVGLGERVNYYPEKLSGGQKQRVAIARALVSHPKIVLADEPTAALDKKSGRDVVELMQKLAKEQGCTILLVTHDNRILDIADRIIYMEDGILKSDGVDVATTMH is encoded by the coding sequence ATGTTACAAGAATCTCTGCCTGTAAATTCTTCCAGCTCACTGGTTAATTTAGAACCTGTAATTACTGTCCATCAATTAAACCATTACTTTGGGGAAGGTAATTTAAGAAAACAGGTTTTATTTGAGATTAATTTAGAGATTAATGCTGGTGAAATTGTGATTATGACTGGCCCCTCTGGTTCTGGTAAAACCACTTTGTTAACGTTATTAGGGGGGCTACGTTCTGCCCAAGAAGGCAGTTTAAAAATTTTAGGACAAGAAATTTGCGGCGCTAGTAAACGCAAATTAACTGTGCTACGTCGTCAAATTGGCTATATTTTTCAGGCGCATAATTTGATGACATTTCTCACAGCAACAGAAAATGTGCGTATGTCATTAGAATTACATGATGAATACCTGAATGAAAATATGAATGCCAAAGCGATCGCTATGCTAGAAACAGTAGGCTTAGGCGAACGTGTAAACTATTACCCAGAGAAACTGTCTGGCGGACAAAAACAACGGGTAGCGATCGCCCGTGCCTTAGTCAGTCATCCTAAAATTGTCTTAGCAGACGAACCGACAGCCGCACTCGATAAAAAATCTGGACGCGATGTTGTGGAATTAATGCAGAAACTCGCCAAAGAACAAGGCTGTACAATTTTGCTAGTTACCCACGACAACCGGATTTTAGATATCGCCGATCGCATCATTTATATGGAAGATGGAATACTCAAAAGTGATGGTGTAGATGTAGCAACAACAATGCACTAA
- a CDS encoding M48 family metallopeptidase has protein sequence MAFDQQRFDKLIQRLEIFASQQPTLYRFHVACLAVLGYAYIFMILAVSVALLLTIGWLMFNARSFSRGTIKGVLFLLAIAIILWRSLWVFCPPPTGLALRRKDVPSLFCLVDDITTKLKAPRFHRILLTTDFNATVVQRPRLGLFGWYQNYLIIGLPLMLALPPEQFRAVLVHELGHLSGNYHCFNAWIYRQRLVWYRIQAVLEQSSNESLWVVFHKFFQWYIPFFDAYSFELARLNEYEVDRCAVEITGVENTAKALMNRKVKIRFLENYFWSNIYHQVQTEVEPPKTSYTAMQTALTQGVPLREASIYLAQSLTEKTNHTDTHPSLTERLQALGFIPGIQEELSVAAPMLISAAQEYLGNAFENIRDNFSQAWCEKIATPWRQKYAEVQQSLAILDKLNAKAEKQPLSLGEATTRALLTFELEGEEAVIPLLREVIKLDHTHASANYLLGQILLKQQDASGIEHIERAIAKDIDIAIDGYQIICSFLKKQGQDDRAELYHELAEEHYDLLLRGQEERASLNITDDFKAHSLSDEEITHLRQQLSRYPNITTAYLVQKVVQYFPEKPLYVLGVVRKFSFWESNHETDNAQLVDALLKEVELPGAVFCFILNSNLNFEKKFKPIPDATIYQQKVKK, from the coding sequence ATGGCTTTCGATCAACAGCGTTTTGATAAGCTAATTCAGAGATTAGAAATTTTTGCTAGTCAACAGCCAACTCTTTATAGATTTCACGTTGCATGTCTGGCTGTGTTAGGTTACGCCTACATATTCATGATTTTAGCTGTAAGTGTGGCATTACTGCTAACTATTGGCTGGTTGATGTTCAATGCTAGATCATTTAGCCGTGGAACTATTAAAGGTGTGCTTTTTTTACTAGCGATCGCTATTATATTATGGCGATCGCTTTGGGTATTTTGTCCGCCACCCACAGGGTTAGCATTACGCCGCAAAGATGTACCTAGCTTGTTTTGTTTGGTAGATGATATCACGACAAAACTCAAGGCTCCCAGATTCCATCGTATCTTACTCACTACAGATTTTAATGCCACCGTTGTCCAAAGACCACGCTTAGGTTTATTTGGCTGGTATCAAAATTACCTGATTATCGGTTTGCCATTGATGTTAGCATTGCCCCCTGAACAATTTCGGGCGGTTTTAGTCCATGAGTTGGGACATTTATCAGGAAATTATCATTGCTTCAATGCTTGGATTTATCGTCAGCGTCTGGTTTGGTACCGTATTCAAGCAGTATTAGAACAAAGTAGTAATGAATCATTGTGGGTGGTTTTTCATAAGTTCTTCCAGTGGTATATTCCATTTTTTGATGCTTATTCTTTTGAATTAGCTAGATTAAATGAATATGAAGTTGATAGATGTGCAGTGGAAATCACAGGCGTAGAAAATACAGCCAAGGCTTTGATGAATCGCAAGGTAAAAATTAGATTTTTAGAAAATTATTTTTGGTCTAATATTTATCATCAAGTCCAAACAGAAGTTGAGCCGCCAAAAACAAGTTATACCGCCATGCAAACAGCTTTAACTCAAGGCGTACCTCTGAGAGAAGCAAGCATTTATTTAGCGCAATCACTGACGGAAAAAACGAATCATACAGATACTCATCCTTCCCTAACAGAGAGATTACAAGCTTTAGGGTTTATTCCTGGTATTCAAGAAGAATTATCTGTAGCTGCACCAATGTTGATTAGTGCAGCACAAGAATATTTAGGTAACGCTTTTGAAAACATTAGAGATAATTTTAGTCAAGCTTGGTGTGAAAAAATTGCCACACCTTGGCGACAAAAATATGCTGAAGTGCAACAATCATTAGCTATCTTAGATAAACTCAATGCCAAAGCTGAAAAACAACCGCTATCATTAGGAGAAGCAACGACAAGAGCGTTGTTAACATTTGAGTTAGAAGGTGAAGAAGCAGTAATACCATTGTTGCGCGAAGTTATTAAATTAGATCATACCCACGCTTCTGCCAATTACCTATTAGGACAAATACTCTTAAAACAACAAGATGCTAGTGGAATAGAACATATTGAAAGAGCGATCGCCAAAGATATCGACATTGCCATTGATGGTTATCAAATAATTTGTTCTTTCCTCAAAAAACAAGGACAAGATGATCGAGCCGAACTATATCATGAGCTTGCTGAAGAACATTATGATTTACTCTTACGTGGTCAAGAAGAACGCGCTAGTTTAAATATAACTGATGACTTTAAAGCTCATAGTCTTTCTGATGAAGAGATAACTCATCTACGTCAGCAATTATCTCGCTATCCCAATATTACAACTGCTTATTTAGTCCAAAAAGTTGTGCAGTATTTCCCCGAAAAACCACTTTATGTCCTGGGAGTAGTGCGAAAATTCAGCTTTTGGGAAAGCAATCACGAAACTGATAACGCACAACTTGTTGATGCACTGTTAAAAGAAGTTGAATTGCCCGGAGCAGTATTTTGCTTTATTTTGAATAGTAATCTCAATTTTGAGAAGAAGTTTAAACCAATACCAGATGCTACTATTTACCAACAAAAAGTTAAAAAATAG
- the devC gene encoding ABC transporter permease DevC: MKLFLKTPLAWRQLLKERTRLLVAVAGITFADMLIFIQMGFEGALFDAAIKPHRSLQADLVLINPQFQTLFSVKSFSRERLYQTLGYEGVQSVSPVYIGTGQWRNPETRLERAILVWGIDPAKSVFNFPEIQNNLDPIKQLNQVLFDQAGRPEYGAVGEIFQKTGKFETELNSKNVSVKGVFSNGASFAADGNVIASDSTFLQIFPQRKAESIEVGLITLKPDADPKKLQAQLIAGLPKDISVLTPEEFAQIEKAYWSSGTGIGFIFGLGVGVGFIVGIVIVYQILYSDVSDHLPEYATLKAMGYTDRYLLVVLFQEALFLAFLGFIPAFFLSIGLYQLAYTATMLPIFMNSQRAITVFILTVIMCTGSGAIAMRKLTSADPADIF, from the coding sequence ATGAAATTATTTCTCAAAACGCCATTAGCATGGCGGCAATTATTAAAAGAAAGAACTCGCCTCTTAGTAGCAGTCGCAGGTATTACCTTTGCCGATATGCTGATATTTATTCAGATGGGGTTTGAAGGGGCATTGTTTGATGCAGCTATCAAACCACATCGCAGTTTACAGGCAGATTTGGTATTAATTAATCCCCAATTTCAAACCCTGTTTTCTGTTAAAAGCTTTTCCAGAGAGCGACTGTACCAAACATTAGGTTATGAGGGTGTACAGTCGGTAAGCCCAGTTTATATTGGCACTGGACAATGGCGCAATCCCGAAACCAGATTAGAACGTGCCATTTTAGTTTGGGGGATTGATCCAGCAAAATCTGTGTTTAATTTTCCCGAAATTCAAAACAATCTAGACCCGATTAAACAATTAAATCAAGTGCTGTTCGACCAAGCCGGTCGTCCAGAATACGGCGCTGTGGGGGAGATTTTTCAAAAAACTGGCAAATTTGAAACAGAATTGAACAGTAAAAATGTCAGCGTCAAGGGCGTGTTTAGTAATGGTGCGTCTTTTGCGGCTGATGGTAATGTGATTGCCAGTGACTCTACCTTTTTACAAATCTTTCCCCAACGTAAAGCAGAGAGTATTGAAGTTGGGTTAATTACTCTCAAACCCGACGCAGATCCAAAAAAATTACAAGCGCAACTGATTGCCGGATTACCCAAAGATATCAGTGTTTTGACTCCAGAAGAATTTGCCCAAATTGAAAAAGCCTACTGGTCTAGTGGTACAGGTATTGGCTTTATTTTTGGGTTAGGTGTGGGAGTTGGTTTTATTGTTGGTATCGTGATTGTTTACCAAATTCTGTATTCCGATGTTTCTGATCATTTGCCCGAATATGCAACTTTAAAAGCAATGGGCTACACAGATCGCTATTTGTTAGTAGTGTTGTTCCAAGAAGCATTATTCCTGGCTTTTTTAGGTTTTATTCCGGCATTTTTCTTGTCTATTGGGCTGTATCAACTAGCCTACACCGCCACTATGTTGCCTATATTTATGAACTCGCAACGAGCAATCACTGTATTTATTTTAACAGTAATTATGTGTACAGGCTCAGGTGCGATCGCTATGCGTAAACTCACTTCTGCTGACCCTGCTGATATTTTCTAA
- the rsmH gene encoding 16S rRNA (cytosine(1402)-N(4))-methyltransferase RsmH — MNSDSSSSLIIDEQVFSHLPVLPQEVIAGLAVSGGGHYLDTTVGGGGHSRLILQTAPDVQLTAIDQDEDALAAAKKELAEFGDRVKFIQSNFAAYQFPDATFNGILADLGVSSYQLDTPERGFSFRHTASLDMRMNQQASLTAADVINEWEEAELADIFFKYGEERLSRRIARRIVERRPFDTTTALAEAIASAVPPKYRYGRIHPATRAFQALRIVVNDELESLETFLAKAPNALVPGGRIAVISFHSLEDRLVKHGLRNSPLLRVLTKKPITAQELEISNNPRSRSAKLRIAERVN; from the coding sequence ATGAATTCTGATTCTTCCTCATCGCTAATTATTGACGAACAGGTATTTTCTCATTTACCTGTGTTACCGCAAGAAGTAATTGCAGGTTTAGCGGTGTCTGGGGGAGGTCATTATCTGGATACAACTGTCGGTGGTGGTGGCCACAGTCGGTTGATTTTGCAAACTGCGCCGGATGTACAGTTAACGGCTATTGACCAAGATGAGGATGCGTTAGCCGCAGCCAAGAAAGAATTAGCAGAGTTTGGCGATCGCGTAAAATTTATTCAAAGTAACTTTGCAGCTTATCAGTTTCCCGACGCTACTTTTAATGGTATCCTCGCCGATTTGGGAGTAAGTTCTTACCAGTTAGATACTCCCGAAAGGGGTTTTAGCTTTCGCCACACTGCAAGTTTAGATATGCGGATGAATCAGCAAGCTTCCCTAACTGCGGCGGATGTAATTAATGAGTGGGAAGAAGCGGAACTTGCAGATATTTTCTTTAAATACGGTGAAGAAAGATTATCTCGACGTATAGCTAGACGCATTGTCGAACGTCGTCCATTTGATACAACAACAGCATTAGCGGAAGCGATCGCCTCTGCTGTTCCTCCCAAATACCGTTATGGTAGAATCCACCCAGCAACCCGCGCCTTTCAAGCTTTGCGAATTGTGGTCAATGATGAGTTAGAGTCTTTAGAAACTTTTTTAGCCAAAGCACCAAACGCCCTTGTCCCTGGTGGGAGAATTGCGGTAATTAGTTTTCATAGTTTGGAAGACCGCTTAGTTAAACATGGTTTACGCAATTCTCCATTGTTGCGAGTACTTACAAAAAAACCAATCACTGCACAAGAGTTAGAGATTAGTAATAACCCGCGATCGCGTTCTGCCAAACTGAGAATAGCCGAAAGAGTCAATTGA
- a CDS encoding UPF0175 family protein encodes MHTLFLQYPDDLLITSGKSPQALEAELTFLLAVKLFELRRLSLGKAAAFCNMNKPQFMYELGRLQVPVINLDDDQIADELSDD; translated from the coding sequence ATGCACACCCTCTTCCTACAATATCCTGATGACTTACTTATTACCTCTGGTAAATCACCCCAAGCTTTAGAAGCAGAACTCACGTTTTTGCTTGCTGTTAAATTATTTGAGTTACGAAGACTCTCACTCGGTAAAGCTGCTGCTTTTTGCAATATGAACAAACCCCAGTTTATGTATGAACTAGGACGTTTACAAGTTCCTGTGATTAACCTTGATGATGACCAAATCGCTGATGAATTGAGTGATGACTAA
- a CDS encoding nuclear transport factor 2 family protein has translation MKKGREIQQVASNLMSFFVKRLSLILLAGVMVIFVGGKFDVASASQPNAESEIESLSVCYALGTDAIGRGDLPEGKKIYQKCFTSDAEITAIFPDDTSVTKYGTNAWADFVYSVFQGNGYTATQHLLGTFDIDVKNNTATMSSYLHATHKLSDTSIDVANGTYVDTVVNKNGKWQIKKRVLTLIDFLNLSSPGSPQAQASSAARSSNSDSNTSSDEPHRPNVRDYI, from the coding sequence ATGAAAAAAGGCAGAGAAATTCAGCAGGTTGCATCAAATTTAATGTCATTCTTTGTCAAGCGGTTAAGCTTGATTTTGCTGGCTGGTGTGATGGTTATTTTCGTGGGGGGTAAATTCGATGTAGCCAGTGCATCACAACCAAATGCAGAATCAGAAATTGAAAGTTTGTCAGTTTGTTACGCATTAGGGACTGATGCTATTGGTCGAGGTGATCTGCCAGAAGGTAAAAAGATTTACCAAAAATGTTTTACTTCCGATGCTGAGATAACTGCAATTTTTCCTGATGATACTAGTGTAACAAAGTATGGCACCAATGCCTGGGCTGATTTTGTCTATTCAGTATTTCAAGGTAACGGATATACAGCTACTCAACATTTGCTAGGTACTTTCGATATAGATGTCAAAAACAACACAGCAACTATGTCTTCTTACCTTCATGCAACCCATAAGCTATCTGATACCAGCATTGACGTTGCTAACGGTACTTATGTAGACACAGTTGTCAATAAAAATGGTAAATGGCAAATTAAGAAACGTGTTCTGACACTGATTGATTTCTTAAATCTTTCTTCTCCTGGTTCTCCGCAAGCGCAGGCTTCTTCAGCCGCTAGAAGTAGTAATTCTGATTCTAATACTTCCTCTGATGAACCACACAGACCAAATGTTCGTGATTATATATAA
- a CDS encoding MotA/TolQ/ExbB proton channel family protein produces MQISNLFVAGGVVMWPLLGFSVLAVALIIERILFWIRITHRQNPVVKEVLKLYRSDNVVGALNKLQQNTDLPIARIFLAALELEEPTPEEFRLALESEAQAEIPLLKRFQNIFDTIIGLAPLLGLLGTVLGLITSFASLNIGDVGGTTTVGVTAGISEALVSTASGLVVAIFTLLFANTFRGLYQRQLARIQEYGGQLELLYRRRYERRDKF; encoded by the coding sequence ATGCAAATTAGCAATTTATTTGTTGCTGGTGGCGTGGTGATGTGGCCGCTACTGGGGTTCTCTGTGTTAGCAGTGGCTTTGATTATTGAACGTATTTTATTTTGGATCAGAATTACCCATCGCCAAAATCCTGTTGTCAAAGAAGTACTCAAGCTTTATCGTTCAGATAATGTGGTTGGTGCTTTAAATAAATTACAGCAAAATACAGATTTACCCATCGCCCGAATTTTTCTCGCCGCTTTAGAATTAGAAGAACCAACACCAGAAGAATTTCGTTTGGCGCTAGAAAGTGAAGCACAAGCTGAAATACCCTTACTCAAACGCTTTCAAAACATTTTTGATACGATTATCGGCCTTGCACCATTATTAGGTTTGTTGGGTACAGTTTTAGGCTTAATTACTTCCTTCGCTTCACTAAATATTGGTGATGTCGGTGGTACAACAACAGTAGGTGTGACTGCGGGGATTAGTGAGGCTTTGGTATCCACCGCATCAGGATTAGTCGTGGCTATTTTTACCCTGTTGTTTGCAAATACCTTCCGAGGACTCTACCAGCGTCAACTGGCACGCATTCAAGAGTATGGTGGACAGTTAGAATTACTCTATCGCCGCCGTTATGAAAGGAGAGATAAATTTTAA
- a CDS encoding TetR/AcrR family transcriptional regulator has translation MPKIVDHDQYRKELLSKCFDLFAQKGYGSVTMRQIAQEMGVSTGTLYHYFSSKEALFEQLVEEISQQDVSAALAELEGKETLSEAMTALGKYLVKNEDYFIKWTFVWVDFCQHQDSEKLRHQSSVFKRANQRYQQAACRFLGVQDQVLASFVLSFVNGLILEKLWGDESIDFVEQCTLLGKMLTVYLQQNSTSQN, from the coding sequence ATGCCCAAAATTGTTGACCATGACCAATACCGGAAAGAACTTCTCAGCAAATGCTTTGATTTATTTGCTCAAAAAGGTTATGGCTCCGTGACTATGCGGCAGATTGCTCAAGAGATGGGGGTTTCGACAGGGACTTTGTATCACTACTTTTCTAGTAAAGAAGCCTTATTTGAACAATTAGTAGAGGAAATTTCACAGCAAGATGTGAGTGCAGCTTTGGCAGAACTAGAAGGGAAAGAAACTCTGTCAGAAGCAATGACAGCTTTAGGGAAATATCTAGTAAAAAACGAGGATTACTTTATTAAGTGGACATTTGTTTGGGTTGATTTTTGTCAACATCAAGACTCAGAGAAACTGCGACATCAAAGCAGTGTTTTTAAACGTGCTAATCAACGCTATCAGCAAGCTGCTTGTAGATTTTTGGGGGTTCAAGATCAGGTTTTAGCTTCTTTTGTCTTGAGCTTTGTGAATGGATTAATTCTGGAGAAATTATGGGGAGATGAAAGTATTGATTTTGTTGAGCAATGTACGTTGCTGGGAAAAATGTTGACAGTTTATTTGCAACAAAACAGCACGAGTCAGAATTAG